The window GGAATTCGTTCCATGCTGTTCATCGTTCATCGTTGAGGGTTATCTCAGATTGCTCATTGAGCAATGACCAGGCATCAGCAGCGCGGACTGCCTCTGGTAATCGGCGTTTGGTGGTCAACAAAATGCCGGAGGATTGCTCTCGACGGAGGTTCCCGTGCGTTGCTCGCAGCACCGCCACCACATCCAGCAGAGCGCTTCCGTCGTAATAGCCGTCTTCAAAACTCACCAGCACGCTGGCGGGGTGTTCGACATGGTTGGTGAGTCCTTCCCAGAGGCGGCGCACGGCGTCCGGATAGATGTGCGCATGCGTGGCTTCAAACAGATCAGCATCTGCAATGAATCCATCAGCGCGGACGCGTCCCTGCCGTTGCAGTTCGGCGATGATCGGATTCAGTTGAAGCGGATCGCCCACATCCGTGACATAGCTGTAGTAGCCGTCCCGGTGCACGATACGCGCCCGCCCGGAGCGGGCGACCAGATAGACGGTGTCGTGTTGTTTGTAAGCGGCCAGGTCAACGCCCGGCGTGCGCGCGGCCGCCACGGCCACATGCTGCTCGTAGGCTTCGCGTGTATAAAGGACGGCGCAACCAACCAGTCCGTAGCGCGGTTGAACGACGCTGCGCTCATCTTTCATCCCTGAATCGAGTCGAAACCCCAGGCGTTCCAATTCAGGTTTCAGATTGACTTTGCGGTAGCGGGTGAAATGATTGCCGTGATCGGAAAAGAGCGTGATGTCTACCTGCCCGTTCGCCTTCCGGATGAGCTGCTGGCAGGTTTTATCCAGCGTAGCAAGGAAATTGCGCAGGAGCCACTCACCACCAATGTGCGCCAGTGGATCAGTGGAGCCAAGATAGGCAATGAACGTAGAAGCGGTTGACTTTTCAAACTTCCGGCGAATTTTCATCAGTGTCAGCCGCGCATCGAGCCAGGGGCTTACCGGCGGCACTGCATACTCCAGCGTCATGGTGACACCCGATGGATGGTAATCGAATAGCTCGCGAAATGTGCCTTCAATGAACGTCTTTCGCCGGAAACGCGCGAAGAAGCCGCCGCGCATCCGGTCACTTGTGGGGTCATAGTAGTAGTCCTCGTACCCTCGCGCTTCGGGTGCGCCCAGCGGTTGGAGAATTTCAATCACAGCAGGATTCGTCAGCGTCGGAAACGGAGCGATCAACCGCGCCGGCGGTTGGAAAACGCGAAACTGCCCTTGGTCATACATCTTCTGGAGCGTCGAGAATCCAACACCATCCAAGCAGATGATGAGATGGCGCCGGACAGATGCGCCTTCACTCCTTAAGGAACGAGCAGATTGGTCATGGCACGTGGCTGATGAATTCCACCCGATCATCGGATGGGCCAGTATAACCAATGTGAAACGTTTCAGCATCCGTGTGAGTGCTCTTTTCATCATGCTCTTTTATGACCGGCGCATTTTATCACGTTCGATCAACTCATTCACCGTTGCCCGATCGTCCGAGAGAACTTAATGGCATTCGCGCGAGCCGGATGTCAACAGCATCGGCGGTCGGCTGCTTGATTTTGGCGATGCCCGCCTTTTCATCTTTCAGCCTCCTCTTTCGGCGAAGGCACAACACCCCCCATCGGAGCCGTGGCGCGCGTGTCGGCGCCCTGGGCGTCTGATTTTCTGTTTGGCCCCGAATGGCATTGAGCCGGTTGTTCACGGACGTGCGGCTGCACATTCCACTCCTGTCTTGAACTGACCTTCTCATCAGCGCAGAAACAGCGTCGAATCGCTCGCAGCGGCGATTGATCAAATGGAGTCTTTAACGTTCGTCTCAAGCCCGCCAGGACGACCATTGACAAGTAGGCTGACACTCTATAGCTTCATGACCTCCTTTCGAGAGCCGGCGACGAGAGGTCTTATCGGAATTCATCATGCACCCAACGCTTCCAGTGCTGATTGATCGAGGAAACGCTCAAGAAGGAATTTTTCTCGTTCGAGCGCCGGCCATTGGGCTTTATCGGCTTGCGCCGCGCGTCGGAGCAATGCTCAGTCCCGGCAGTGTTGTGGGGCGGCTGCGTGTATTGCACCGGGATTACGAGTTGCTGTTACCGCCAGATGTTTGGGGGCAGGTCGGTCGGGTGTTAGTTGAGGATAAGATCACGCCGGTTGAATATGGGCAAGTGTTGTTTGAGTTGCGCCAGCGTGGGGTAGAAGCCACGCTGGCAGAGGGCGACCTGGCTGCTATCGAGCGCGTCCCGGCTGGTGAAGGCGGCATAGCAATTGTCTCGCCAACCGATGGCGTCTTTTACCTGAAGCCCCATCCAACCGCTGAGCCGTATGTCCGCCTCAATGACCGCGTCAGCGAAGGACAGGTGTTAGGCTTAGTCGAAGTGATGAAATGTTTCAACCCGATTCAATATGGCGGGCCAGACTTGCCCGAGCAAGCAGAAGTGGTAGAAATTTGCGTTGCCGACGGCGCCGAGATTAAATCCGGTCAAGTATTGTTCCGTGTGCGGTCAGCAACTCAGGAAACAGGCCAGACAACCTGATGGAACCAACACGCAAGCCCCGTGTCAAGATTTGTTGCATTAGCAGTGTAGAGGAAGCCTGGATGGCCATCCGGCATGGCGCGTCAGCGTTGGGCTTGGTCTCTGAGATGCCGAGCGGTCCTGGCGTCATTGCTGATGAATTGATTGCCGAGATTGCAGCGATTGTGCCGCCGGGGGTGGCTTCCTTTCTGCTGACGAGCCGGCAGGACGCGGCAGCAATCATTGAGCAGCAACGGCGGCTGGGCGTCAACGCAATTCAAATCTGTGATCGGCTTCACTCAGGTTCCTACCAAGAGATTCGCGCAGCATTGCCCGGCATCCGTCTGATTCAAGTGATTCATGTGACAGGCCAGGAGTCATGGGCTGAAGCAGTGGCTGTTGCCCCGCATGTGGACGCATTGTTGCTGGATTCAGGAAATCCATCGTTGCCGGTCAAAGAGCTGGGCGGGACCGGACGGCTGCATGATTGGCGCATCAGCCAGCGCATTAGGGAATCGGTGAGCGTGCCGGTCTTTCTGGCCGGCGGTTTGACTCCTGAAAACGTGACTGACGCCATCCGCTGCGTCGGCCCATTTGGCCTGGATGTATGTAGCGGCGTTCGCACTGACGGAAAGCTCGATCCCGTCAAGCTGGGTCGGTTTTTTGCTCGCGTTGCTGCCTACGCAGAGAGCGGGTCCGATGGACTGTAACGGGTGTTTCACTCTAGTCCGACTACTAGAGTCAGCATTGCAAAAATGAAACGATTTTTTCATTGTGTCACGGTTCACTGCTGGTGACCTGAATCGGTAATCCTTCCAGGATCAGTCAATAAACCGACGGCAGGCAGCAGCTCCATTCTCGGCACATGAGTTGCTCAATCAAGTGCGGCAGCCAAAAGCATGACAGCCGAGTGGATGACAGACCGTTTGGTAAGATTGGAAACTGACACATCGGCGTCAGGTTTTTGGTAAACGCCAAATCTTTGTTAAAGGAGAGAAGCGGCAATAGAGGAACGCAGCCGATCATGGAACAATGCGACGAGCATTGTCTGAATTACTCAGGCTGATTCCTCGAACGAAAATTTCGGTTCATTGACACCCGTACCTAGAATCACTGGTTACAGGCTTCAATCGGTTGATCGAGCCGGTTGAAGCCTGTGCTATTTCTGAGGGCTTGTATCGAGGCGTTCACTTTTCACAGGATTGACAGGCTCTCCGGCCTGCGGCTACTTTTGGTTTGTGCAAAGCTTGATCTCATTCACGCCAAGGAGCGCCTGTTTATGACAAGACCCATCGCTTTTATGTTATTGCTGAGTGCTGCGTTGTTGAGTTGGAACAACGCGCCTGCCACCGCCTCTGGCCGAACGCCTTCGATCCAGGTTGTGCCCAATGAGTTGATTGTCGGGTTTCACCGAGGCGTCCTTGTCCCGGAGCGAAATCTCTACGACAAGGCACTCACCGACGTGCCCAATCCGGTGTTGTCACACTTGAGGACGACGCAAGGTCTGATCGGTGTTGAGCGGCTCATTCCTGATGAAGTGCCGCGCGTGTCGGCTAAGGCTGCTCCGGTTTTGCCCAACCTGGCTGGACGCACGCCGACGTTGGATGACGTTGCGCTCATTTTCAACTACTACGGCATGGATCGTGTATTTCTGCTGCGCTTCTCGCGGACGATTGATCCATGGCAGATGGCCGAACAACTGGAGCGTGACTATCCGGGTCTCGTCGAGTATGCTGAGCCTAATATCATCCGTCAATTGGACCTCATCCCCAATGATCCGCGCTTTCCTTTGTCTTATCACTTGCTTCATCGTATCACTGATCCGACGCGTCGCGCCGACATCCGCGCGCCGGAAGCATGGGACATTACCGTCGGCAGCAATGCTGTTGTTATCGCGATACTAGATACCGGCGTGTTTTTTGACCACCAAGACCTGGCCGGCGGGAAACTGTTGACCGGGCGCAGCCTGACCGGCGGCTCCGGGCGACCCAATGATGTAGTCGGGCATGGCACCGGCGTGGCCGGTGTTGCTGCGGCCAATAGCAATAATGGACTGGATGTGGCCAGTGTATGCTGGAATTGCAAACTACTGCCGGTGCGCGTGTGCGGTACGAACGGTTGCCCATTGTCGGCTATTGCCAGTGGCATCAGTTATGCCGTTACACAAGCGCCCCAGGGCGTGAAAGTCATCAACATGAGCTTTGGCGGGCCCAGCTCAACTCAGACTGAAGTCCGCGCGATTCAGAGCGCCTTGGCAGCTAATATCATGTGCACGGCATCGGCCGGTAACGGTGGAGAGGATGGCATTGGCGATAACAACGACGAAGGGTTACATTTCCCCAGCAGTCACTCCGTTGACTTTGCTAACGTGATTGCCGTTGCGGCCTCCAATCGCTTTAACCGATTAGCTTCATTTTCCAACTTCGGCAAAGAGACGGTCACGCTGGCAGCGCCCGGCGATGGTATCTGGACGACCGTGCCAACCGATACGAATTTGGAATTGGGCTTTGCAGCAGGTGTTGCTCAACTAAGCGGCACATCGTTCGCTGCGCCGGTTGTAGCCGGTGCCGTCGGTCTGCTCTATTCTCAATTTCCAAACATCACCGTGCAGGAAATTCGCGCGCGATTGATCGGCAGCGTGGATCGTTTTGACGTGTTTGCCAACACCACGGTCGCCGGTGGCCGGCTCAATGCCTTCCGCGCCTTAGAAAACGATTTGAACCCGCCGGCGGCGGTGATGGATTTGGCGGTCGAGCCGGGCCAGTCAAGCAAGCTCGTGTGGACGGCGCCGGGCGATGATGGGTTGGATGGGCAGGCCGCGTTTTATGAGATTCGCTACTCACGCCAGCCGATTACGGCAGCCAATTTCGATAAGGCAGCGAAGCTTGAGCATCGGCTCTTTCCGGGCGCGGCAGGCGCTGCTGAGTCGCTCGCTCTTCCAAATTTGCCATCGGGCACGTATTACTTTGCCGTTCGAGCCATTGACAATGTCGGCAACAAAGGCCCGGTGTCACCCTCCGTCCGCGTTCATCTGAACTGATGATGACGTTGCGATGAATCATCAGCCGGCGTGTGGATGCGTCTGAGCCACACGTCGGCATCCCTCTCTGGTCATGGCCTTCGGACTTCCACTGCCTCAGCATAGACCGTTTGATGTGGTCGGCCTTGGCCTCAATGCGATGGATTACCTCATCACAGTCCCATACTACCCCGCTTTCAATTCAAAAGTCGAATTCCTCAATTACGCAGTGAAGCCGGGCGGTCAGGTTGCCACAGCGATGGCGGCGCTGGCGCGGTTGGGCGCGCGCGTCCGCTACATTGGCGCTGTCGGTTCTGATGATGTGGGTCAGAAACAGATCGCTTCGTTGGTGGAAGCCGGCGTTGAATGTTCGCGCGTGCGCGTGGTTGATCAAGCCAGCAGCCAACTCGCGTTCATCATCATTGATCAGCGGACGGGAGAACGCACGATCATCTGGTCGCGTGATGCGCGGCTCGCCATACAGCCGGATCACTTAGATCACGAGGCCATCACTGCCGGTCGCATTCTTCATCTGGACGGCCATGATGTCGCTGCCGGCGTTCAAGCAGCGCGGTGGGCCCGCCAGGCGGGCATGCCGGTTGTGATTGACGTAGACAATGCCTATCCGGGAATCGAAGAGCTGCTGCCGCTGGTTGATTATCTCGTTACATCAGCCGATTTCCCTCAGCGCGTGACGGGACTAACCGATCATCGCGAAGGCTTGAAGGCGTTGAAAGAGCGGTTCGGTAATTATTTCGTTGCGATGACCCTCGGCGCGGACGGCGCGCTTGCCTATCACCAAGGCCAGTACGTTCACGTCCCCGGCTTCCAGGTCGAATGTCGTGATACAACGGGCGCGGGCGATGCGTTTCATGGCGGATTCATTTACGGACTATTGCAAGGGATGAGCCTGATCGAAACGCTGCGATTTGCCAATGCCGTCGCGGCGCTCAATTGCCGTGAACTGGGAGCACGCGGCGGCTTACCAACGCTCGAGGAAGTAGAAGCCTTGCTGCGTGCGCAATGAGCAGGAGCCACGATTGACGGGTCGCTATTTCTTGAATAAGTTGCTCAACACAAACCAGACATTCTCTTTTCGTTCACGCAAGCGCCGATAAAAGTAAGGCGCCCAGTGCGGCCCATAGGGGACATACGTGCGGATGTGATACCCTTCCTGCGCGAGCCTTTCTTGTGAATCAACCCGAATGCCGTAGAGCATCTGAAATTCGAATCGGTCACGACTGATCTGCTGCTCCGCCACAAATGCTTTGACGGCATTGATGATCAGCTCATCATGCGTGGCAATGCCCGGATAAACGCCCTCGGTGATGAGCCGTTTGGCCAGCTTGATAAACATCGGACGGATTTCTTTATCCATGCTTTGAAAGGCGATCTCGCGCGGTTCTTTGTAGGCGCCTTTGCAGAGCCGCACGCGAATTTTCTGACGATTCATCGCTTCGATGTCTGCTTCGCTCCGACGCAAGTAGGCTTGAATGACGATGCCAACATTGGAATTCTGTTCACGGAGCCGATACAAAAGGTCTATCGTGCGCTGCGTGTACGGCGAGCCTTCCATATCAAGGCGAATGAAAATATCGTGCTCGGCGGCCTTCGCTACAACGGGCGCGATGAGCTGATAGCAAACCTCGTCGCTGACATCCATGCCAATTTGTGTGGGTTTGATCGAGATGTTGGCGTCCAGTCGCGCGCGCCGAATATGATCAATCACGCCGAGGTATTCGTCGCGGATTTGTTCGGCGACGGTTCGTTCTTTCACGTGCTCGCCGAGCATGTTCACGGTCACATGAATGCCTTTGTCGTTAAGCTGCTGAATGACCGGAATGGCGGCGGTGAAATCCTCGCCCGCTACGAAGCGTTTGGCGAGAAAGAATAGGCTCATATTGTTATTCCTTGTTGGATTTTGGTTGGAACTTGGAGCGTAGTTATATTCGCCAATCTGAGACTTGTCAACCAGCGTCACTTTGGCTCGTTGCGCCAATGCTCGTCATTGTCGGCACGGCCACCATGGCGCTGATCGGCTGCGATAGGTGTTGCATGCTGGGTTAAGCGGACCTGAGATGGCGGCGCCACCTGGGCTGCCACATCGGGTCGCGCCGGTTGCTGTTGCCGCTCGGCTGTATTATTATGCCCGCCGTCATGAGCAACGATTACCGATCACTCACGTGGGAGTGCGCTGACGCAGTCGCTGAGGTCGTACTGAGAGGGCCGGGCAAGGGCAATGCGATGGGGCCGGACTTCTGGCGCGAGGTGCCCGAAGTGTTCACCGCGCTGGATCAAGACGAGACGGTCCGTGTGGTGATCCTGCGCGGCGAGGGCAAACAGTTTAGTTACGGACTTGACGTGATGGCCATGATGAACGAGCTGGGGCCGCTCGTCATGGGCGAGCTTGGAGCAGCCAGCCGAGCGCGACTGCTGGAGCTGATTGGCCAGATGCAACGGGCAACCAACCGCATCGCTCATTGTCGAAAACCGGTCATTGCCGCCGTCCACGGGTGGTGCATCGGCGGTGGACTCGATGTCATCGCAGCCTGTGACATTCGGCTCTGTTCCGCCGATGCGAGGTTCAGCTTGCGTGAGGTCAAGTTAGCCATCGTGGCTGACATCGGTAGCCTGCAACGATTGCCATATATCATCGGTGAAGGCCACACGCGCGAACTCGCGTTCACAGGCAAAGACATTGATGCTGCTCACGCTCTGCGAATTGGGCTGGTCAATACTGTGTATGACTCACCCGAAGCGTTGCTCGACGCGGCGCGACAGATGGCCCGCGACATCGCTGCCAATCCGCCGCTTGTTGTGCAGGGAATTAAGCAGGTGATGAACTATCGCACCGACAGCGCCGTCGCCGATCAATTGCGTTACGCCGCTGTGTGGAATGCAGCGTTTTTGCCGTCAGCCGATCTGGCCGAAGCGATTGCTGCGCTCAGCGAGCGACGCGCGCCGCGTTTTCAAGGAGAATAATCGCGAGAACAATGGCCAAAGGAACAACGATCACAAGGACACAAATCAGGTGATGACTATTCACGCAAACAGGATCAATGGCGCATGAGCAATCGAATTTTTCGTGATGATCTACTCAAGGACAAAGTGGCGTTCATTACCGGCGGCGGCAGCGGCATCGGACTGCGCATGGCTGAACGCTTCGCTGAGCATGGCGCGCGGCTGATGTTAGTTGGACGCACGCCGGAAAAATTGGATCACGCGGTCGAGCAGATTGAAGCTGCTGGCGGCAAGGCCATCCGCGCTGTGGCTGATGTCCGCGATTATGCCGCGGTGGAAGCGGCGCTGGCCGCTACGCGCGAGCAGTTAGGCGAAATTGACATCGTCGTGTGCGGCGCGGCTGGCAATTTTCCGGCGCCGGCGCTCGGCATGTCAGCCAATGGGTTTAAGTCGGTTGTTGATATTGATCTGCTTGGTACGTTTCACACGTGTCGCGCCGCTTTCCAGCATCTGCGCAAGCCGGGCGCCTCGATCATTGCCATCTCGGCAACGCATGCCTTCATGCCGGTGATGCTTCAATCGCATGTCTGCGCTGCCAAAGCTGGCATTGATATGCTTGTCAAAGTGCTGGCTATGGAATGGGGACCGGTTGGTGTGCGCGTCAACTGTATATCACCCGGCGCGGTTGATGATACTGAAGGGATGCGGCGGCTGACGCCAACCGACGAGATGAGACAGAAACTGATCAATACAATTCCGCTGCGCCGGTATGCGACCAAGGACGAGTTAGCTGATCTGGCTCTTTTCCTCTGCTCGGAGTCAGCCACCTATATTACCGGCGCTGTGTTTGTCTGCGACGGCGGTCAGTCGTTGATGGGATCAGGCGCGTTCGCTCAAGCAATGGGACTGTAGCCGATGGCCCCATTGCCGGCGTTACGTCGGGTCTCGTACCGGCAGTCAGGAGGAAGGCTATGGGTGATGAAGCGACGCCCGCCAGCGATTTATCCGTCTCAAGACCGCTTTTCATAGAGCATCTCGACATACTGGCGACGCGCCAGGAGTTCCAGCCTTCCACTTACACAGAGGCGCGGAGACATGGAGACGCAATCAGGCCTCACACGGAGGCACAAAGACCACAAAGAAGAAATCTTGGTGTCTTTGTGTCTTTGTGAGAGCCATTGAAGCGTGATTGTGTTCGCGTGTGATGCGTCATGTTCAATTTTCGTTCATAAGTTTCTCACAGAAAGACGCGCAGAGACGGGGCGCAATCAGGCCTCACACGGAGACACAGAGGCCACAAAGAAATCTTGGTGTCTTTGTGTCTTTGTGAGAGCCATTGAAGCGTGATCGTGTCCGCGTGTGATGCGTCATGTTATAGCTTGATCCGAGCGACGGTCAATCTCTTTGACGCAGCGTAATCGTTTCAAATTTTGTGCTTGAAAGAGAGGGATTCCTCTGGCAAGCTGTAATACTTTTAAGGAAAATGCTTGCCGGAGGAAGCCCAATGCAGCGATATATTATTCCCATTGTAAAGGAAGAAGCGCAAGTGGATCGGCGATGTCCCACCTGTCAGAGAGAGAGCGGGCATATCCATCAGCGAGAGGAGCGAGGGGTGGTGGATATCCGGCTGGGGCGGGTGCTGAAGTGGCGGATGCAGTGTGGGCGGTGTGGGCGGACCTGGACGTGCCAACCGGAGGGGATCAAGGCGCATTCTGAGCGGAGCCAGCGGGTGCGGGCCTTGAATGTGTTGCTGTATGCCCTGGGGCTCAGCTATCGGGCGGTGGCGGCCGTGCTCTGGAGTGTGGGAGCGCCGGAGAGTCCCGTGTCGGTGTAGCGACGATTGAAATGACAGCCCCGATCCCACCGTCGCTGCCGCGACGAACAACCCGTGATGAGACGCCTAGCGTGCTGAAGTGCACGGCTACAGTCACTCGGCCGCTCCGCGGCCAGCGTATGGTCCAGCTTCCCCTTATGCACACGCTACCACACGTGAGCGGGCGTCCACACAGCGACGCCCCTACAAACGCGCGTCGCCGCAACACAAAAACACCACACGTCAGTGGGCAGTCCCACAGCGACGTCCTTACAAAGAACGTTATCTTTTCCGCTGCAATTGGGTATTACTTGACGACAGATACTCCGCCGTCGTACCGCCGAATAGTGGCCGGTTCTACCTTGATTGACACCTGCTCGCGCGAGCGGGCAGCGGGCGCTGCTGCGCCCATCATCAGGTCGGCTGTGATACCCGAATTGGCGATGAACGGAAGCCGCGACTGATCACTGGCGATCATCATGCGACCGTAGGTTCTCCCTCCGTCGGTTGAAATGAACGAGCGACGAAAGCCGGCCTTATCCACATCAAACGGGATATGCTGACCTTCAGTCGGATTAACCAGCTCGAACCCGACATACAGATCACCTGAGAGAATCGTCAAACCAGGGCCACTGATGAAGTAGCTAATGAGCGACGTCTCTTCCACCGAGGGGATACGAACCTTGCGCCGGAAGACCTCACGCGCTCTGCTGGGGTCGCCGCTGCCGGTCGGGTCAACCAGCACAAGCATGTCTTGTCGCCGACTCGACACAGGTCCGGAGAATTGAAAGAGGTTAATTGCATCGAGCGTTGCCGGGTACTCGGCCGGCGTGATGCGTTCGAGC is drawn from Blastocatellia bacterium and contains these coding sequences:
- a CDS encoding phosphoribosylanthranilate isomerase; protein product: MEPTRKPRVKICCISSVEEAWMAIRHGASALGLVSEMPSGPGVIADELIAEIAAIVPPGVASFLLTSRQDAAAIIEQQRRLGVNAIQICDRLHSGSYQEIRAALPGIRLIQVIHVTGQESWAEAVAVAPHVDALLLDSGNPSLPVKELGGTGRLHDWRISQRIRESVSVPVFLAGGLTPENVTDAIRCVGPFGLDVCSGVRTDGKLDPVKLGRFFARVAAYAESGSDGL
- a CDS encoding S8 family serine peptidase gives rise to the protein MTRPIAFMLLLSAALLSWNNAPATASGRTPSIQVVPNELIVGFHRGVLVPERNLYDKALTDVPNPVLSHLRTTQGLIGVERLIPDEVPRVSAKAAPVLPNLAGRTPTLDDVALIFNYYGMDRVFLLRFSRTIDPWQMAEQLERDYPGLVEYAEPNIIRQLDLIPNDPRFPLSYHLLHRITDPTRRADIRAPEAWDITVGSNAVVIAILDTGVFFDHQDLAGGKLLTGRSLTGGSGRPNDVVGHGTGVAGVAAANSNNGLDVASVCWNCKLLPVRVCGTNGCPLSAIASGISYAVTQAPQGVKVINMSFGGPSSTQTEVRAIQSALAANIMCTASAGNGGEDGIGDNNDEGLHFPSSHSVDFANVIAVAASNRFNRLASFSNFGKETVTLAAPGDGIWTTVPTDTNLELGFAAGVAQLSGTSFAAPVVAGAVGLLYSQFPNITVQEIRARLIGSVDRFDVFANTTVAGGRLNAFRALENDLNPPAAVMDLAVEPGQSSKLVWTAPGDDGLDGQAAFYEIRYSRQPITAANFDKAAKLEHRLFPGAAGAAESLALPNLPSGTYYFAVRAIDNVGNKGPVSPSVRVHLN
- a CDS encoding PfkB family carbohydrate kinase — translated: MAFGLPLPQHRPFDVVGLGLNAMDYLITVPYYPAFNSKVEFLNYAVKPGGQVATAMAALARLGARVRYIGAVGSDDVGQKQIASLVEAGVECSRVRVVDQASSQLAFIIIDQRTGERTIIWSRDARLAIQPDHLDHEAITAGRILHLDGHDVAAGVQAARWARQAGMPVVIDVDNAYPGIEELLPLVDYLVTSADFPQRVTGLTDHREGLKALKERFGNYFVAMTLGADGALAYHQGQYVHVPGFQVECRDTTGAGDAFHGGFIYGLLQGMSLIETLRFANAVAALNCRELGARGGLPTLEEVEALLRAQ
- a CDS encoding proline dehydrogenase family protein — encoded protein: MSLFFLAKRFVAGEDFTAAIPVIQQLNDKGIHVTVNMLGEHVKERTVAEQIRDEYLGVIDHIRRARLDANISIKPTQIGMDVSDEVCYQLIAPVVAKAAEHDIFIRLDMEGSPYTQRTIDLLYRLREQNSNVGIVIQAYLRRSEADIEAMNRQKIRVRLCKGAYKEPREIAFQSMDKEIRPMFIKLAKRLITEGVYPGIATHDELIINAVKAFVAEQQISRDRFEFQMLYGIRVDSQERLAQEGYHIRTYVPYGPHWAPYFYRRLRERKENVWFVLSNLFKK
- a CDS encoding crotonase/enoyl-CoA hydratase family protein; translated protein: MSNDYRSLTWECADAVAEVVLRGPGKGNAMGPDFWREVPEVFTALDQDETVRVVILRGEGKQFSYGLDVMAMMNELGPLVMGELGAASRARLLELIGQMQRATNRIAHCRKPVIAAVHGWCIGGGLDVIAACDIRLCSADARFSLREVKLAIVADIGSLQRLPYIIGEGHTRELAFTGKDIDAAHALRIGLVNTVYDSPEALLDAARQMARDIAANPPLVVQGIKQVMNYRTDSAVADQLRYAAVWNAAFLPSADLAEAIAALSERRAPRFQGE
- a CDS encoding SDR family oxidoreductase, with the translated sequence MSNRIFRDDLLKDKVAFITGGGSGIGLRMAERFAEHGARLMLVGRTPEKLDHAVEQIEAAGGKAIRAVADVRDYAAVEAALAATREQLGEIDIVVCGAAGNFPAPALGMSANGFKSVVDIDLLGTFHTCRAAFQHLRKPGASIIAISATHAFMPVMLQSHVCAAKAGIDMLVKVLAMEWGPVGVRVNCISPGAVDDTEGMRRLTPTDEMRQKLINTIPLRRYATKDELADLALFLCSESATYITGAVFVCDGGQSLMGSGAFAQAMGL